A region of Kribbella sp. NBC_01245 DNA encodes the following proteins:
- a CDS encoding sensor histidine kinase — protein sequence MATVWNALGASPWRFLTSAWPLRSYAYLISSVPVAVLTLVFVLLFAGVGLVTAPIIVGLLILGAVPVLGVPIGKVERFRLRLVGPPVPSPHAPLPDGARLRERIDHWRRERATLRSFGYGIVLGLFLLPLNALAATMGLVIVFVTIGSPVLVFWDPVSLGPWILDSVGEALPFALIGGPIAYALTSYVVTLLVAAESELAKALLGPREDELRRSIAALRRSRLDLVGAFETERQRIERHLHDGVQQRLVGLTMTLGLAELDLPEGESRRLVVKAHAEAEAALADLREAVRGIHPRVLVDHGLEAAVREVADRSPLPVEVRIALPVRLPAPIEAAAYFVVSEGLANVAKHAQARHCEVDGWIRDGRLVVSVTDDGIGGADPSAGTGLTGLVTRLDALGGTLELSSPIGGPTRLRMESPCRLED from the coding sequence GTGGCGACTGTGTGGAACGCGCTCGGGGCTTCGCCGTGGCGGTTCCTCACGTCAGCTTGGCCTTTGCGCTCGTATGCGTACCTGATCAGTTCGGTGCCGGTGGCCGTGCTGACGTTGGTGTTCGTGCTGCTCTTCGCTGGGGTCGGATTGGTGACCGCGCCGATCATCGTCGGGTTGCTCATCCTCGGGGCCGTGCCGGTGCTCGGCGTTCCGATCGGCAAGGTCGAGCGCTTTCGGCTGCGGCTGGTCGGCCCACCGGTCCCCAGTCCGCACGCCCCATTGCCGGACGGGGCTCGGCTGCGGGAGCGGATCGACCATTGGCGCCGGGAGCGGGCGACGCTGCGTTCCTTCGGGTACGGCATTGTGCTCGGGCTGTTCCTGCTGCCGCTGAACGCATTGGCGGCGACGATGGGCCTGGTCATCGTCTTCGTCACCATCGGCTCGCCGGTGCTGGTGTTCTGGGATCCGGTCAGCCTTGGTCCGTGGATCCTGGACTCGGTCGGGGAGGCGTTGCCGTTCGCCCTGATCGGCGGCCCGATCGCCTACGCGCTCACGTCGTACGTCGTGACGCTGCTGGTGGCGGCCGAGTCCGAACTCGCGAAGGCTCTCCTTGGTCCGCGCGAGGACGAACTGCGCCGGAGCATCGCGGCGTTGCGCCGGTCGCGGCTGGATCTGGTCGGCGCGTTCGAGACCGAGCGCCAGCGGATCGAGCGGCACTTGCACGATGGCGTTCAGCAGCGACTCGTCGGGCTGACGATGACGCTCGGGCTGGCCGAACTCGATCTGCCGGAAGGGGAGAGCCGACGGCTGGTCGTGAAGGCGCATGCCGAGGCCGAGGCGGCGCTGGCCGATCTGCGTGAGGCCGTGCGCGGGATTCATCCGCGGGTGTTGGTGGACCATGGGTTGGAGGCTGCGGTACGAGAGGTGGCGGATCGTTCGCCGTTGCCGGTGGAGGTGCGGATCGCGTTGCCGGTACGTCTGCCCGCGCCGATCGAGGCCGCGGCGTACTTCGTGGTGAGCGAGGGGCTGGCGAATGTGGCGAAGCATGCGCAGGCCCGGCATTGCGAAGTGGACGGGTGGATCCGGGATGGGCGGTTGGTGGTGAGTGTGACGGACGACGGGATCGGGGGAGCGGACCCTTCTGCCGGGACAGGGTTGACCGGGTTGGTCACGCGGCTGGACGCGTTGGGCGGCACACTCGAGCTGTCGAGCCCGATCGGTGGACCGACGCGACTGCGGATGGAGAGCCCGTGCCGGCTGGAGGACTGA
- a CDS encoding polyprenol monophosphomannose synthase → MTTTGGFADLGRILVIIPTYNEAENVEPIVGRLRAALPEVHVLIADDNSPDGTGDLADKLAANDDHVHVLHRLGKEGLGAAYIASFKWGLDQGYDVLVEHDADGSHQPEQLHRLLEGLRDADLVLGSRYVKGGSVQNWPKSREILSRGGNIYTRIALGVPLQDATGGFRAFRRQTLEGIGLDEVASAGYCFQVDLAWRALKAGFRVVEVPITFVERELGQSKMSQRIVVEAMLLVGRWGLAYRGNQVRNGFRKLTGRKAEDRQTAKQGS, encoded by the coding sequence GTGACCACCACAGGGGGATTCGCCGATCTCGGCCGGATCCTCGTCATCATCCCGACGTACAACGAGGCCGAGAACGTCGAGCCGATCGTCGGCCGGCTGCGCGCCGCCCTGCCGGAGGTGCACGTCCTGATCGCGGACGACAACTCCCCGGACGGCACCGGCGACCTGGCCGACAAACTCGCCGCGAACGACGACCACGTGCACGTGCTGCACCGCCTCGGCAAGGAAGGCCTCGGCGCGGCGTACATCGCGAGCTTCAAGTGGGGCCTCGACCAGGGGTACGACGTACTGGTGGAGCATGACGCGGACGGTTCGCATCAGCCCGAGCAGTTGCACCGGCTGCTGGAGGGGTTGCGGGACGCCGACCTGGTTCTCGGCTCGCGGTATGTGAAGGGTGGCTCGGTCCAGAACTGGCCGAAGTCGCGGGAGATCCTCAGCCGCGGCGGCAACATCTACACCCGCATCGCGCTGGGCGTGCCGCTGCAGGACGCGACCGGCGGGTTCCGCGCGTTCCGGCGGCAGACGCTGGAGGGGATCGGGTTGGACGAGGTCGCCTCGGCGGGCTACTGCTTCCAGGTGGATCTCGCCTGGCGTGCGCTGAAGGCCGGCTTCCGGGTGGTCGAGGTGCCGATCACATTCGTGGAGCGCGAGCTCGGGCAGTCCAAGATGTCGCAGCGGATCGTGGTCGAGGCCATGCTGCTGGTCGGGCGCTGGGGTCTCGCGTATCGCGGCAACCAGGTCCGCAACGGCTTCCGCAAGCTCACCGGTCGCAAGGCCGAGGATCGTCAAACCGCCAAACAGGGGAGCTGA
- a CDS encoding CoA-binding protein produces the protein MTDEDAVREILTTCDTWAVVGLSTNRSRAAYGVARFLQRHGKRIVPVHPSAETVHGETGYPTLADIPFAVDCVDVFVRSSLAGAIADQAVGIGARAVWFQLDVIDLDAYERATAAGLTMVMDRCPAIELPRL, from the coding sequence GTGACCGACGAAGACGCTGTTCGGGAGATCCTTACTACTTGCGATACCTGGGCCGTGGTTGGGCTGTCGACGAATAGGAGTCGCGCGGCTTATGGGGTGGCTCGGTTCCTGCAGCGGCATGGGAAGCGGATCGTGCCGGTTCATCCGTCGGCTGAGACGGTGCATGGGGAGACGGGGTATCCGACGTTGGCGGATATTCCGTTCGCGGTTGATTGTGTCGATGTATTTGTGCGGTCGTCGCTGGCTGGGGCGATTGCGGATCAGGCTGTGGGAATCGGTGCGCGGGCTGTGTGGTTCCAGTTGGATGTGATCGATTTGGATGCTTATGAGCGTGCCACTGCCGCGGGGTTGACCATGGTGATGGATCGGTGTCCGGCGATCGAACTACCGCGACTTTGA
- the lnt gene encoding apolipoprotein N-acyltransferase: protein MKQAEQAGRVRVLPRLFVAVAGGAVLGLAFEPYNLPWLSLVALPLLLIALRGVSIKGGILIGAGFGIAYYAVLVPWLSIIGGDAAIALSILEGLFYGVFGAFASQALRLRLWMLWVPAMWVATEYATASVPFGGFPWGRLAWAFADAWPGRLAAYVGIPGLSFVIAFLGVLVYALIWSRQGVSRVGRGAALVAIVAVVGLSGALPLSMDGNGKTVTAAMVQGNVPGEGLEPMGEARTVTRNHLAATLQLQQDVMSGKTAKPNVVIWPENSTDIDPFKDQQTRTVIEEAVRAVGVPILVGAVLEGPGPNERQTTGVVWDPATGPGQIYAKRHPVPFGEYIPFREQLLPYIKRLEMVGRQTAAGTTPGIVPINGVTYGDVICFEIAYDGVVADVIKGGAQILVVQTNNATYGGTGQPDQQFAITRMRAIETGRTVLVASTNGISGVIRPDGSVEHKSKQGVADVYVASVPVRDSNTLATTLGGWPQWVLTGLGMMGAVLALVARRRQRPASPPAAKPSPEEVTV, encoded by the coding sequence GTGAAGCAGGCCGAACAGGCTGGGCGAGTGCGCGTGCTGCCGCGGTTGTTCGTGGCGGTGGCGGGCGGTGCTGTGCTCGGACTGGCTTTCGAGCCGTACAACCTGCCCTGGCTCTCCCTGGTGGCACTGCCACTGTTGTTGATCGCCCTGCGCGGGGTATCGATCAAGGGCGGCATCCTCATCGGCGCGGGCTTCGGTATCGCCTATTACGCCGTCCTCGTGCCCTGGCTGAGCATCATCGGTGGTGACGCGGCAATCGCGCTCTCCATTTTGGAAGGCCTGTTCTACGGCGTTTTCGGCGCCTTCGCGAGCCAGGCGCTGCGCCTCAGGCTCTGGATGCTCTGGGTCCCCGCGATGTGGGTTGCCACGGAGTACGCGACCGCCTCGGTGCCGTTCGGCGGGTTCCCCTGGGGCCGGCTGGCCTGGGCCTTCGCGGACGCTTGGCCGGGACGACTCGCGGCGTACGTCGGGATTCCGGGGTTGAGCTTTGTCATCGCGTTCCTCGGGGTGCTGGTTTATGCGCTGATCTGGTCCAGGCAGGGCGTCAGCCGGGTCGGCCGGGGTGCCGCGCTGGTCGCGATCGTGGCCGTTGTCGGGCTCAGTGGCGCGCTCCCGCTGTCGATGGACGGGAACGGCAAGACCGTCACGGCCGCGATGGTGCAGGGCAACGTGCCGGGTGAGGGCCTCGAGCCGATGGGCGAGGCGCGCACGGTCACGCGCAACCACCTGGCCGCGACGTTGCAGCTCCAGCAGGACGTCATGTCCGGCAAGACCGCGAAGCCCAACGTGGTGATCTGGCCGGAGAACTCGACCGATATCGACCCCTTCAAGGACCAGCAGACCCGGACCGTGATCGAGGAGGCGGTGCGCGCTGTCGGCGTGCCGATCCTCGTGGGTGCCGTGCTCGAAGGTCCCGGGCCGAATGAGCGTCAGACGACGGGCGTGGTCTGGGATCCGGCGACGGGTCCCGGCCAGATCTACGCCAAGCGGCATCCCGTTCCCTTCGGTGAGTACATCCCGTTCCGCGAGCAACTCCTGCCGTACATCAAGCGCCTCGAGATGGTCGGCCGGCAGACCGCGGCGGGTACGACGCCGGGCATCGTGCCGATCAACGGCGTGACGTACGGCGACGTGATCTGCTTTGAGATCGCGTACGACGGGGTCGTGGCCGACGTGATCAAGGGCGGTGCGCAGATCCTGGTGGTGCAGACCAACAACGCGACGTACGGCGGCACGGGGCAGCCGGATCAGCAGTTCGCGATCACCCGGATGCGGGCCATCGAGACCGGGCGGACCGTGCTGGTCGCGTCGACGAACGGCATCTCCGGGGTCATCCGGCCCGACGGTTCGGTCGAGCACAAGTCGAAACAGGGCGTTGCGGATGTGTATGTCGCCTCGGTTCCGGTGCGCGACAGCAATACGCTGGCCACCACACTCGGCGGCTGGCCGCAGTGGGTCTTGACCGGCCTGGGGATGATGGGTGCAGTGCTCGCGCTCGTCGCACGGCGCCGGCAGCGTCCGGCATCACCGCCGGCCGCCAAGCCCAGCCCTGAAGAAGTGACCGTCTGA
- a CDS encoding IS30 family transposase, which produces MTRAAKEVGVHPGTARDWHHGVRRVGNTRVYPDGRVVDYGTTTRYSTSMTPSADAVISDRYLCLDQRLAIADGRVNKLTLTAIAAGIGKDKSTVSREIRAHSVEGTYLPHQAHRDAAAARARPKTSKLVTDPALREQVELGLERKLSPEQISNRLVKDFPDDESMRVSHETIYKALYFQARGGLKREVQTALRTGRTRRKPQRQPGQRQHRFVEEMIMISERPAEADDRAVPGHWEGDLIMGENNRSAIATLVERTTRYTMLVHLPGGHDAEQVRDGLIATMKTLPGHLRGSLTWDQGCEMAKHKQFSIATDMAVYFCDPHSPWQRGTNENTNGLLRQYFPKGTDLSIHGPEDLEHVAQELNGRPRKTLDWDTPAERLRDLLTT; this is translated from the coding sequence ATCACGCGCGCAGCCAAGGAGGTGGGCGTGCATCCGGGTACTGCGCGGGACTGGCATCACGGGGTCCGCAGGGTGGGCAACACGCGGGTCTATCCCGATGGGCGGGTCGTGGACTACGGCACCACAACCCGATACTCCACTTCCATGACCCCATCAGCTGACGCGGTGATCAGCGACCGTTACCTGTGCCTGGACCAGCGGCTGGCGATCGCCGATGGGCGGGTCAACAAACTCACCTTGACCGCGATCGCGGCCGGCATCGGCAAGGACAAGTCCACAGTCTCTCGTGAGATCCGCGCCCACAGTGTTGAAGGAACCTACCTGCCCCACCAAGCCCACCGCGACGCTGCGGCCGCCAGGGCCCGGCCCAAGACCTCAAAGCTGGTCACCGATCCCGCGTTGCGTGAGCAGGTCGAGCTGGGTCTGGAGCGGAAGTTGTCGCCGGAGCAGATTTCGAACAGGCTCGTCAAGGACTTCCCCGACGACGAGAGCATGCGCGTGAGCCACGAGACGATCTACAAGGCGCTCTACTTCCAGGCCCGCGGCGGCCTCAAACGCGAAGTCCAGACCGCGCTGCGCACCGGACGGACCCGCCGCAAACCACAACGCCAGCCCGGCCAGCGCCAGCACCGGTTCGTCGAGGAGATGATCATGATCTCCGAGCGGCCCGCCGAGGCCGACGATCGCGCGGTTCCCGGCCACTGGGAAGGCGACCTGATCATGGGCGAGAACAACCGGTCCGCGATCGCCACCCTGGTCGAACGCACCACCCGCTACACGATGCTGGTCCACCTGCCCGGCGGCCACGACGCCGAACAGGTCCGCGACGGTCTCATCGCGACGATGAAAACCCTGCCCGGCCATCTGCGCGGCTCGCTGACCTGGGACCAGGGCTGCGAAATGGCCAAACACAAACAGTTCTCCATCGCCACCGACATGGCCGTCTACTTCTGCGACCCGCACTCCCCCTGGCAGCGCGGCACCAACGAAAACACCAACGGACTACTGCGCCAGTACTTCCCCAAGGGCACCGACCTGAGCATCCACGGACCCGAAGACCTCGAACACGTCGCCCAAGAACTCAACGGGCGACCACGCAAAACGCTCGACTGGGACACCCCAGCCGAACGCCTACGTGATCTACTCACCACCTAG
- a CDS encoding SDR family NAD(P)-dependent oxidoreductase produces MTIIFITGANKGLGRETARRLIELGHTVLVGARNPEQGAEAAATLGARFVPIDVTDDASVTAAAADVAEHEGAIDVLINNAGIIGSSGDPGTLTGADALGVFDVNLAGVVRTTAAFLPLLRRSSDPVIVNVSSGMGSLAYTHDPSRAESAAIAPLYAASKAALTMLTTQYAKAMKDIRINAADPGYTATDLNGHSGYQTVAEGTDAIVRLATEEPGAGSGRFVDRAGEIAWS; encoded by the coding sequence ATGACGATCATCTTCATCACAGGCGCGAACAAGGGACTCGGCCGCGAGACCGCCCGTCGCCTCATCGAACTCGGTCACACCGTGCTGGTCGGCGCCCGCAACCCCGAACAGGGCGCGGAGGCCGCCGCGACGCTCGGCGCGCGGTTCGTCCCGATCGACGTCACCGACGACGCGTCCGTCACCGCCGCGGCCGCGGATGTCGCCGAACACGAGGGCGCGATCGACGTACTGATCAACAACGCCGGCATCATCGGCTCCTCCGGCGATCCCGGCACGCTGACCGGTGCCGACGCCCTCGGTGTCTTCGACGTCAACCTCGCCGGTGTGGTCCGTACGACGGCCGCGTTCCTGCCGCTGCTGCGCCGATCGTCAGACCCGGTCATCGTCAATGTGAGCAGCGGAATGGGCTCGCTCGCGTACACCCACGACCCGTCGCGGGCCGAGTCTGCTGCCATCGCGCCGCTCTACGCCGCGTCGAAGGCAGCGCTCACGATGCTGACCACCCAATACGCCAAAGCGATGAAGGACATCCGCATCAATGCCGCTGATCCGGGCTACACGGCGACCGACCTCAACGGCCACAGCGGCTACCAGACCGTTGCCGAAGGCACCGATGCGATCGTCCGCCTCGCCACCGAAGAACCCGGCGCCGGCTCCGGACGCTTCGTGGACCGAGCCGGTGAGATTGCATGGTCTTGA
- a CDS encoding cupin domain-containing protein, translating into MSLPQPDANDPRNSTGGGIYVPANEGLQRWFSGDVYSVKLTAADTNGSIGIVQASVPPGGGPIPHTHVDQDETFYLLNGELEFLDGDRTFLARTGDLVHIPRQMRHRFLNVGFHTAQLLFLYTPGGSEGLFVDGGDEPRPGVQVEAWGPERFQTQGMQDLYVKYGVET; encoded by the coding sequence ATGAGCCTTCCCCAGCCTGACGCCAATGATCCACGCAACAGCACGGGCGGCGGCATTTATGTGCCCGCCAATGAGGGTCTGCAGCGCTGGTTCTCCGGCGACGTCTATAGCGTGAAACTGACCGCCGCGGATACCAACGGCTCGATCGGCATCGTGCAAGCGTCGGTGCCGCCCGGCGGCGGACCGATCCCCCACACTCACGTGGACCAGGACGAGACCTTCTACCTGCTCAACGGCGAACTGGAGTTCCTCGACGGCGACCGGACCTTCCTGGCGCGGACCGGTGACCTCGTCCACATCCCGCGTCAGATGCGGCACCGGTTTCTGAACGTCGGCTTCCACACTGCCCAATTGCTCTTCCTCTACACGCCCGGTGGCTCGGAGGGGCTCTTCGTCGACGGCGGGGACGAACCGCGCCCAGGCGTGCAGGTCGAGGCCTGGGGACCCGAGCGGTTCCAGACCCAAGGCATGCAGGACTTGTACGTCAAGTACGGGGTTGAGACCTGA
- a CDS encoding response regulator transcription factor, with product MNADGSAVGGLSIVLAEDSLLLREGLASILDRAGHHVRDAVGDAETLVAVVRKDPPDVVITDVRMPPGHSDEGLRAAAAIRASHPAVGILVLSQYVADAYVPALLESTGGGGIGYLLKDRVGHVAEFLASLDRVASGGTVVDPEVVRQLLSRRKNDGPLAALTPRELEVLALMAEGRVNSSIADELVVSEAAVRKHVGNIFAKLDLSDGLDRRVSAVLTYLRGTG from the coding sequence ATGAACGCGGACGGGTCGGCAGTTGGTGGGTTGAGCATTGTGCTGGCGGAGGATTCGCTACTGCTTCGGGAGGGGCTGGCGAGCATTCTTGATCGGGCTGGGCATCACGTCCGCGATGCTGTGGGTGATGCCGAGACTCTGGTGGCCGTCGTACGGAAGGACCCGCCGGATGTTGTGATCACCGATGTTCGGATGCCGCCTGGGCATAGCGATGAAGGTCTGCGTGCGGCGGCGGCGATCCGGGCTAGCCATCCGGCGGTTGGGATTCTTGTGCTTTCGCAATATGTCGCGGACGCGTATGTACCGGCATTGCTCGAGTCGACCGGGGGAGGTGGGATCGGGTATTTGCTGAAGGATCGTGTTGGGCATGTTGCGGAGTTCCTCGCGTCGCTGGATCGCGTGGCGTCTGGGGGGACGGTGGTTGATCCGGAGGTCGTGCGGCAGTTGTTGTCGCGACGGAAGAACGATGGGCCGTTGGCGGCGTTGACTCCGCGTGAGTTGGAGGTTCTCGCGTTGATGGCTGAGGGGCGGGTCAACTCGTCGATTGCGGATGAGTTGGTGGTGAGCGAGGCCGCCGTACGGAAGCATGTGGGGAACATCTTCGCCAAGCTTGATCTGTCTGATGGACTGGACCGGAGGGTGTCGGCTGTATTGACGTATCTGCGGGGGACTGGGTAG
- a CDS encoding GNAT family N-acetyltransferase, with the protein MRTEAEKGLAVADVSELPENYRAEVDDPHAVFGDGTVLLAWKDGTPVGCLVVTPPEHHHSELKRLWVFPVARGVGLASELVECGITEASRLGASVVRLSVWSWRTSAIKLYERLGFKIVPTWDDRPDLVCLERPV; encoded by the coding sequence TTGCGCACCGAGGCAGAGAAGGGCCTCGCGGTCGCCGACGTGTCGGAGCTGCCCGAGAATTACCGCGCCGAGGTTGACGACCCGCACGCCGTCTTCGGTGACGGCACCGTCTTGCTCGCCTGGAAGGACGGCACGCCCGTCGGTTGTCTCGTAGTGACACCGCCCGAGCACCACCACAGCGAGCTGAAGCGCCTTTGGGTATTCCCCGTCGCGCGCGGCGTCGGCCTCGCGTCAGAACTGGTCGAATGCGGCATCACCGAAGCGAGCCGATTGGGCGCTTCCGTCGTACGCCTATCTGTCTGGTCGTGGCGCACCAGCGCGATCAAGCTGTACGAACGCCTCGGCTTCAAGATCGTCCCCACCTGGGACGACCGCCCCGACCTGGTCTGCCTCGAACGCCCCGTCTGA
- a CDS encoding FxsA family protein, with product MGWLIALALLVVPVVEIFVIIQVGQVIGAWPTVALLIFESALGAWLVKREGRRAWNALRTSMQTALMPGKELADAALVLIGGTLLLTPGFVTDIFGFFFILPFTRPIARRLLSGLVTKRLMASASGGPLTGFMPGNPAGGPASGPASSGPASGPGGSAGTDRPTGFKGPFGPGGFPGFPGATGPGGPTRPADDPRGPKAPGGRGGRGGRPDQPGRGDVVQGEVVDPDER from the coding sequence ATGGGATGGCTCATCGCGCTCGCACTACTGGTCGTGCCGGTGGTGGAGATCTTCGTCATCATCCAGGTCGGACAGGTGATCGGTGCCTGGCCGACGGTGGCGCTGCTGATCTTCGAGAGCGCGCTGGGCGCCTGGCTGGTGAAACGCGAGGGCAGACGCGCCTGGAACGCGTTGCGCACCTCGATGCAGACCGCCCTGATGCCAGGGAAGGAACTGGCCGATGCGGCGTTGGTCCTGATCGGCGGCACGCTGCTGCTGACACCGGGTTTCGTGACGGACATCTTCGGCTTCTTCTTCATCCTGCCGTTCACCCGTCCGATCGCGCGTCGGCTGCTCTCCGGCCTCGTCACCAAACGCCTGATGGCCTCGGCCTCGGGCGGCCCGTTGACCGGGTTCATGCCGGGCAATCCGGCCGGCGGTCCGGCATCAGGTCCGGCATCCTCAGGTCCGGCCTCGGGCCCCGGCGGATCCGCGGGAACCGATAGGCCGACCGGATTCAAGGGACCGTTCGGCCCCGGCGGATTCCCCGGCTTCCCGGGGGCGACCGGACCAGGCGGCCCAACCCGCCCGGCGGATGACCCGCGCGGCCCCAAGGCTCCGGGTGGTCGTGGTGGTCGTGGTGGCCGACCGGATCAGCCTGGACGCGGTGATGTGGTCCAGGGTGAGGTCGTCGATCCGGACGAGCGCTGA
- a CDS encoding ABC transporter ATP-binding protein — MTTLAIQAPRQTAAALLLDGITKTYRSKAGSVQALRGVTHAFAPGTFTAVMGASGSGKSTLLQCAAGLDRPTKGSVLLAGTDLTTLDETGLTKLRRQAMGFIFQAYNLLPALTVYENVALPLRLTGAKPSKSQVYDVLARVGLDGKAKRRPAELSGGQQQRVAIARALIAEPAVLFADEPTGALDSGTSRQILDLLRKATELSGRTVVMVTHDPVAAAYASRVLFLSDGLVAGALEHGTAQQIAAAMSELER; from the coding sequence ATGACCACCCTCGCGATCCAGGCACCCCGGCAGACCGCGGCCGCGCTGCTGCTCGACGGCATCACCAAGACCTACCGTTCGAAAGCCGGTTCGGTTCAGGCCCTGCGCGGTGTCACGCACGCGTTCGCGCCCGGCACGTTCACGGCCGTGATGGGTGCGTCCGGCTCCGGCAAGTCGACGTTGCTGCAATGCGCGGCGGGCCTCGATCGTCCAACGAAGGGCTCAGTCCTACTCGCGGGCACCGACCTCACCACGCTCGACGAGACCGGCCTGACCAAACTCCGCCGCCAGGCCATGGGCTTCATCTTCCAGGCGTACAACCTGCTGCCCGCGCTCACCGTCTACGAGAACGTCGCGCTCCCCCTACGTCTGACCGGCGCCAAGCCGTCCAAGAGCCAGGTGTACGACGTACTCGCGCGCGTTGGTTTGGACGGTAAGGCCAAGCGGCGCCCGGCCGAGTTGTCCGGTGGCCAGCAGCAACGCGTCGCGATCGCGCGGGCGTTGATCGCCGAACCGGCCGTGCTCTTCGCCGACGAACCGACCGGCGCCCTCGACAGCGGGACCAGCCGGCAGATCCTCGACTTGTTGCGCAAGGCAACCGAGTTGTCGGGGCGGACGGTGGTGATGGTGACGCACGACCCGGTCGCCGCGGCGTACGCCTCGCGGGTGCTGTTCCTGTCCGACGGCCTGGTCGCGGGCGCGCTCGAACACGGCACGGCCCAGCAGATCGCCGCCGCGATGAGCGAGTTGGAGCGCTGA
- a CDS encoding TIGR03667 family PPOX class F420-dependent oxidoreductase codes for MFTIDTDTEFGGRIRTRLTDEHVIWLTTVGKSGTPQPNPVWFYWNGSEILVFSQAGKAKVHNADRSPQVSLNFNATETGGDVVVLTGTAVIDESGPTDEERVAYNEKYEKPLEGLGMSPEKFHEEYPILLRIAPAKVRGF; via the coding sequence ATGTTCACGATCGACACTGATACGGAGTTCGGCGGGCGGATTCGGACTCGTCTTACTGACGAACACGTCATCTGGCTTACGACTGTTGGTAAGTCGGGCACGCCTCAGCCGAATCCGGTGTGGTTCTACTGGAATGGGTCCGAGATTCTCGTCTTCAGCCAGGCTGGGAAGGCGAAGGTCCACAACGCCGATCGCTCGCCGCAGGTATCCCTCAACTTCAACGCCACCGAAACCGGCGGCGACGTGGTCGTCCTCACCGGCACCGCGGTCATCGACGAATCCGGCCCAACGGACGAAGAACGCGTTGCGTACAACGAAAAATACGAAAAGCCCCTCGAGGGTTTGGGCATGAGCCCGGAAAAGTTCCACGAGGAATACCCCATCCTCCTCCGCATCGCCCCCGCCAAGGTCCGCGGCTTCTAA